A stretch of the Spartinivicinus ruber genome encodes the following:
- a CDS encoding substrate-binding periplasmic protein yields MRLYISFSLLVVSLYSFAEDKKTVQITSGEYMPWSSETAKHEGFAHHIIREAFKRNGYSSIFLFHPWARSYKEGASGKYHAAAHWTCTPKRAKIFHCSEPIYEEDYVFFHFKLRPVQWETLDDLNQYRIGATRGYAYSAEFWKAHKTGRLNIIVNNSDEINFNMLFKKRIDIFPMGSVSGYSFLLQKYSNTQVQTLTYNSKPLITYTNHLLFPKKRADAQQLLKTFNAGLKSMRDDGTYEKYYDLLLEGYYDQP; encoded by the coding sequence ATGCGCCTATACATTAGCTTCTCACTTCTAGTGGTCAGTCTTTACTCTTTTGCTGAAGACAAAAAAACTGTACAAATCACATCTGGCGAATACATGCCTTGGTCCTCAGAAACAGCTAAACATGAGGGCTTTGCTCACCATATCATTAGAGAGGCATTTAAGCGTAATGGGTATAGTTCAATTTTTCTTTTCCATCCTTGGGCTAGAAGCTATAAAGAGGGAGCGTCAGGCAAGTACCATGCCGCAGCTCATTGGACATGCACTCCTAAAAGAGCAAAAATTTTTCACTGCAGCGAACCTATCTATGAAGAAGATTATGTGTTTTTTCACTTCAAATTAAGACCAGTACAGTGGGAAACACTAGACGATCTAAACCAGTACAGAATTGGCGCAACTAGAGGTTATGCATACTCTGCAGAGTTTTGGAAAGCCCACAAAACAGGTCGGTTAAATATTATCGTCAACAACTCAGATGAGATAAATTTTAACATGTTATTTAAGAAGAGAATTGATATTTTCCCGATGGGTAGCGTTTCTGGGTATAGTTTTTTACTACAAAAGTATTCTAATACACAAGTTCAGACATTAACATATAACTCTAAGCCGCTCATCACTTATACCAATCATCTTCTTTTTCCTAAGAAAAGAGCTGATGCACAACAGTTACTCAAAACATTTAATGCTGGATTAAAATCTATGAGAGACGATGGCACTTACGAAAAATACTACGACTTATTATTAGAAGGGTATTATGATCAGCCATAA
- a CDS encoding DUF1441 family protein: MKEQNLLNITQIAEFYGIHRNTVMKRIRQEGIEPTDKVGNANRYDIAEVEHLFYESETRNLQPGYSPEDLPPKDRKDWYQSENERLKFELACSELIPAKEVRQESIKLMKTLVAFFESLPDKMERTRLFTSDQLDLLENQCDQFRNQLHMTLQQQLTGTCTPQRLTNS, encoded by the coding sequence ATGAAAGAACAAAATTTACTCAATATTACTCAAATCGCAGAATTCTATGGTATTCATAGAAATACTGTTATGAAAAGAATACGGCAAGAAGGTATAGAGCCTACTGATAAGGTAGGTAATGCAAATCGTTATGATATTGCTGAGGTTGAACATTTGTTTTATGAATCAGAAACACGAAACCTTCAACCAGGCTATAGCCCTGAAGACTTGCCGCCTAAAGACCGCAAGGACTGGTATCAATCCGAGAACGAACGCCTTAAGTTTGAATTAGCTTGTAGTGAATTAATTCCAGCTAAAGAAGTACGGCAAGAGTCGATTAAATTAATGAAAACCCTGGTTGCTTTTTTCGAGTCATTACCCGACAAGATGGAGCGCACCAGATTATTTACCTCTGATCAATTGGACCTACTCGAAAATCAGTGCGACCAGTTCCGTAATCAATTACACATGACTTTACAACAGCAGTTAACAGGAACATGTACGCCTCAACGACTGACCAATTCATAG
- a CDS encoding phage terminase large subunit family protein: protein MYASTTDQFIENSNLIQAPKRENLSKTARDILYVNQGGTFGKWDGDIVPYMWEPMNCLQLRAYSAVIFVGPARTSKTVSLVDGWAMHTIANDPADMLIVQISQEKASEFSKKRLTPAIHACPETSAALSHRSYDNNVHDKILKAGNYLKIGWPSKNVFASSDWKRVLLTDYDRMPQNVGGEGSPFMLAGKRTQTFMSSGMVLAESSPGFEITDPNFRLEHNHEAPPTEGILHLYNLGDRRLFYWQCTDCREWFEPDFDLLVWDKEEPDPSKASEKVTLACPHCGVEHEEKKKLQFNLKGRWLRQGEYLDKNGQVHGEPRITRYASFWQKGPTATFQTWNELVYKYKAALIEYERTGSIQSLKTTINTDQGKPFTPPRTMSCTAGDLADRASNYGLKVVPEWVRFLTAAIDIQAGKRSGFEVQVIGWGVDLEHIVLDRFAINKSNRLDDDGKRLQVAPGSYVEDWELITEKVIKRTYLLEDDSGRHMAILKVACDSGGEAGVTTKAYEYYRNLRQQKLHRRFMLVKGASQFNATLIRLTYPSPSKQKIKRGKKINMRGDIPLYMLNTHQIKDGVINDLLREFPGPRFVHFPDWLPESFYDELTYEVRDSAGRWEKPGNGANEAFDLMVYNWAIIYSRKLENMNWEKPLPFALPWEQNPLVFNPNEL from the coding sequence ATGTACGCCTCAACGACTGACCAATTCATAGAAAATAGCAATTTAATCCAAGCCCCCAAGCGCGAAAACCTATCAAAAACAGCCCGAGATATTTTGTATGTCAACCAGGGCGGCACCTTTGGAAAATGGGACGGTGATATTGTGCCGTATATGTGGGAACCCATGAATTGCCTACAGCTTCGGGCGTATAGCGCGGTTATTTTTGTAGGTCCGGCGCGGACTTCTAAAACGGTTTCATTAGTCGATGGCTGGGCCATGCATACCATTGCTAATGACCCGGCTGACATGTTGATCGTGCAAATTAGCCAAGAAAAAGCCAGTGAATTTAGTAAAAAGCGGCTGACACCGGCTATTCACGCTTGCCCTGAAACGTCCGCCGCGTTATCGCATCGATCATACGACAACAATGTTCACGATAAAATATTAAAGGCGGGTAACTATTTAAAAATTGGTTGGCCCTCTAAAAACGTATTTGCGTCCTCTGATTGGAAGCGGGTGCTATTAACCGACTACGACCGTATGCCACAGAATGTGGGCGGGGAAGGCTCGCCCTTTATGTTAGCTGGTAAACGAACGCAGACCTTTATGTCATCGGGCATGGTGCTAGCGGAAAGCTCACCTGGCTTTGAAATTACTGACCCCAATTTCAGGCTTGAGCATAACCATGAAGCCCCTCCCACTGAGGGTATTCTGCACCTCTATAATTTGGGTGATCGACGCTTGTTTTATTGGCAGTGCACCGACTGTCGAGAATGGTTTGAACCGGATTTTGATTTACTGGTATGGGATAAGGAAGAGCCCGACCCATCAAAAGCCAGTGAAAAAGTCACCTTAGCCTGTCCCCATTGCGGTGTAGAGCATGAGGAAAAGAAAAAACTACAGTTTAATTTAAAAGGGCGCTGGTTAAGACAAGGTGAATACCTTGACAAAAATGGCCAGGTACACGGCGAACCCCGTATAACTCGTTATGCGTCATTCTGGCAAAAAGGGCCAACCGCCACATTCCAGACTTGGAATGAACTGGTTTATAAATACAAAGCGGCATTAATTGAGTATGAACGCACCGGCTCAATCCAGTCATTAAAAACAACCATTAACACCGACCAGGGCAAACCCTTTACCCCGCCGCGTACTATGAGTTGTACGGCAGGTGATTTAGCTGACCGGGCATCTAATTATGGCTTAAAAGTAGTGCCTGAATGGGTGCGTTTCTTAACTGCGGCTATTGATATTCAAGCCGGTAAAAGGTCCGGGTTTGAAGTACAAGTCATCGGCTGGGGTGTGGATTTAGAACATATTGTGCTGGATCGATTTGCGATTAATAAATCTAACCGTTTAGACGATGATGGCAAACGACTACAAGTAGCGCCGGGTTCTTATGTTGAGGATTGGGAATTAATCACTGAAAAAGTAATTAAACGCACCTATCTGCTTGAGGATGATTCAGGCCGACACATGGCCATACTCAAAGTGGCGTGTGACAGTGGCGGGGAAGCAGGTGTCACCACCAAAGCTTATGAATATTACCGCAATCTCAGACAACAAAAATTGCACCGGCGCTTTATGCTGGTGAAGGGAGCCAGCCAGTTCAATGCAACCTTAATACGGCTAACGTATCCCAGCCCCAGCAAACAAAAGATTAAACGTGGTAAAAAAATCAATATGCGTGGTGATATACCGCTGTATATGTTGAATACCCACCAAATCAAAGATGGGGTGATTAATGATTTGCTTCGGGAATTTCCGGGGCCTCGCTTTGTACACTTCCCAGACTGGCTACCAGAGTCGTTTTACGATGAATTAACGTATGAAGTACGTGATAGTGCGGGACGCTGGGAAAAGCCCGGTAATGGGGCTAACGAAGCCTTTGATTTAATGGTTTATAACTGGGCGATTATTTACAGCCGAAAACTAGAAAATATGAACTGGGAAAAACCCCTACCGTTTGCCTTACCTTGGGAGCAAAACCCCTTGGTATTTAATCCGAATGAATTATGA